TCCTCCATGCTTCCAAGGCTGCTTGCGCTTGATAGCTTTCTAGGCAAGCTTCCTGATGCAATAGTTAATGAATTACAGATGTGCAATGCCTGACTTATTAAGCAGTAGTATAGATCTAGATGCATCACCATTCTCAAAGGCAGAATTTTGCCTTGCTATAGGAAGCTGTTCAGAGACTGCCGAGGAATTGATACGGGCCGTTCTTTCAAGATCCAAACGTGAAGCCTTCTCCCTCTCTAGGTCCTGAAAAAAATAGGCCATATTGAGAAACTACTTGGACAATAAAGAAGAGTAATAAACTGGAACAGTTCGGTTGTTAATAGAAGCTACTCAGGATGAAAAAGTTTGGGAAAGCACTACTTTGATTGAATTCGCTAGGTACTTCAGTCCTTTAAATTCCGTAACTGATGGGGCATTTTTCATGGGACTAACTCTTATTAGATTAAGTTATGTCCATAAAGCAATGTAGAACCTTTTGAATAAGCTCGTTGTGGAGTAGCACTTCCTGCAACTCTTGCTTATGTTTTCTCCGAAGTTCCCTTATCTCAACTTCAAGTTGGTTTGCTCGACCTTCTAGGGTATCTGCTTCCTCCTTAGCTGCCAGATACTCCTGTCTATTTTCTGCTGCTCTCTGCCTCTCTTTCTCAAGTGACTTGCTTAACTGGCCCTGTTCTGCTCTGAGACATGAAAGCTGGATAGGAGAACTGGGTAAGCTAAAATTTAGAGAAAGCTGCGAAAATTGATGAAGAACAGTGTCAAAAAGCATAGAAAACCTGGGCCTCTAGAACATTGATCCTTGATAATGTTTGAGAGAGGCGTTCATTCACAGAGCGCTCTCGTTCTTCAGCTGTTGCAGCTTTACTTTCTGCTTCCTGAATATTTCTAGAAAGTGAacaaaaagatagagaaaacaaaaataattggcTGAATATAGCATAGAGCAGTGTTGTTCATAACACCTGCAATCGAGAATTCAGAGTTCTTTCTACAGCAGCCCAAGCTTCTGCTGTTCTATATGAAGTTTCCTATCGCCAATCAGATAAGAGGCATGCAATGttacaatttaatttaagattCTAATCTCAGGAGAAGTTCTTTCAGAAAAAACATATGGGTCAATTTTTTACCTGCATAGCCTCAATCTGTCTTAGGAGAGGCCTTGTAGACTCAGGAACCTGTGTGATTAATTCCTCACACCTTCGCTCACTAGCCTATAAGAGTGGTTGGTTTAGCAAACAGTAAACAGAACAAACTATTAGTAACTAGAATTATGGTTCAAACGTAACCAAAAGGCGataaccaaagaaagaaatatgcATAGAGACAACGAAACATCTTGATTTGACCTGATAGCGTCTTTGAAGGTCCTCAATTTCTCCACGGAACATGTCTTCCCTATACACTGCCTGTAAAAATTAGAGCCCACCGACTAGGTgagtataaataaaatgatgagATCCCAGTAGTACTCTATCCCAAATTTGATCGAGGAAGACAAAACCTGTTGCTCCTTTTTGCTTAAGGTTTGCCTCAATTCTTCCAGCGCCTGGACTAGCATAGATTCCCGCTCTCCAGCCTCCTTTAGACGATTCTCTAACTCTGACCTCGCTTCATTGTTGGTACGCTCCTCAGCTAACGCTTGAGCTTCCTTTGCTGCAGCTAATGCGTTTGAGTAATAGTCTTTCTGAGAAGTAAGTTCAGCTTGATGTTTTTCTATGGTCTCTTGCAGCAGCTTTTCTGTAGCTGTCTTGTCCCTTTTAATGCTTTCGACCTTATTTTCTTCCGACTGGCAATTGAAAGGAAAAATTAATGAAGCTAAGAAGCTTAACAAACTTTGCAAATGCTTTAGTTATTTAGATATTAATCCTGCCTACAAGAAGACTGATTTTCAAACCAGCCTTTCACAAAAGCTTCTGGGAAATCAAGAAAACCCCTTCAGGCAGTTTCATCCTTAATGACGTGgttaatgaaacaaaaaaaaaaaaatcaattaccTGAAGCTTTGTGATCagtcctttcttttcttcttctgcctcTCTAATCTAACCCTCGTACAAATAAGAATTGCCATGAGACTGTTGGTAttgataaaaatgaaacacaTAGCGTTGAATATATACCTGAGCCCTTAGCTTCCTGATCTGAGCTTCTTGAGCAGCCTGTTTCTTTGAAAGCTCTTCGCCTGAAATGATTAGCATTAATATCAAGAGCTCAAGCTGAGCAAGAAATGACGTCCTTTCATTTTTCAGGTGTTCGCTTTCAacaccatttttttataacgagAAAAATACGATCCATAATTCAAGCATTCCAAAAGGCTGTCTTACCTTCAGCCATAActtgatttattatttcatccttttctttcaaaaggGCCGCAGCATCacttttcttgttctgttctCTTCTAAGTGTATCCCGCTCTTTGGTGAGAGCATAAACCTACAAAGATAAGCACTGTGaaggcatatatatatataatgaaaagaagagaattgaaagagaagaatgatAAAAGATATAATACCTTCCTCTCAAGAGTTGCAACTCTCTGATGGTATTCTTCTCGCAAAGACTCGACTTCAGCTTCGTTAGATTTCCTCTGTTCCAGAGCAGAGGTTATTAGAATGTAGATTCAAAATCATTCCAAATGAAAGGAAGATGGGCGGAAGACTGGGGAAAAAAGTAATCCTTCATCTAATATCCCATATTCCGCATACTCTATTGTACCTTCAAATCCTCAGTGACAGATTTTAGCTGCTCATTTTCATGCATCAACTTCGCAATCTCATCAGCCTTTGCCTGTAAACAAATCCCCAGAAAATTGGTATAGAAGCACCATATCCGTAGCAAAACCTTTCATGAGGATCTAAAGATGTACCTGAGCTTGCCTTGCAGCACCTTGCAGGGCATTTTCcaacatttttatttcctttttggtCTTCTCTAATTCCAGAATAACATCAGCAGAGTCGGAAACATTTGTCGCAGAGCTTGAACGCTGGCTTTCATTTAACTCACTAGTATCCAGTCTTGAATCTATTTCACGAGAAACAAAATCCACAATTCTCTCCGAAATTTCATCTGACGACGATCTCTTTGGTATAGAAGACTCGTAAGGAGAACCATCAGACTCAAAAATTAAAGACGGATGAGCAACAGGGGACTCTATCCTATTTACATGATTGATATCTGgtgaaacttcaaaatttttaGACGAGGTTCTCCCTTCCAGATTTTCACCCAGAATTTCTTGTTCATTTGTTGTCTCATCCATATAAGTAATCTTATGCTGTCCATCTAACACAGGGGAGTGAACAGTGTCTTTGTTTTCTACAGTAACCTCTTTTGCTTCAGAATCCTCAGGCTGTGATTCCTCAGCCTCTGACTTGGGTTGCTCGGGCTGTGAATCTTGAGAAGCTGTCATTTCCAGCTTTTCATTAGGTTGAAGACTAGTCTTGTAACCTGAGGATTCAGGAGTCTGAAGAGAATATTCAGAGGACTCTTCGAGAAGTATCTGCGATTGCGGTTCATCATCTTTGGGATCCAAAACAACAGTTTCTGTTACCTCAGGATTATCTGCTTGATCAGCTTCTCTTCTCacgtttgtttctttatttgcttCAACAGATACTGCTTGTTCAGTAGCTAGCTTAACCGatccagcttcttcttctttttgttcaatttGAGACGGATTTTCTGTACGCACAGAGTCTTCCAATGTATCAGGTTTCTCATCAGAGGTGTTACCCATGAAGGACATAACGGGATCAAAGAGGCTTTTGGTATCAACTGCAGGTGGCCACATACTTGAAGCTGCatctaaaaagaaagaacaaaaggaTTTTTGTTGTGAAAGGTACAAGAAACTCAAGACAAactagagaagaaaatgatttgtGCTACAGTTAGGTAAACACAGAATACCCCTGAAATCATAGCCAGAAAAAGCTGTCACCAAGTAAACGCAAAGATCCAAAACAAAgtgtttttttcaaattcagaATAAAATGCAATGGGTAGAATCTGAAGCACACTAGCTAAGCTAGttctaagaaaaataagaCAGAATCCCATAACTTGCAAGATTGTATTATTGCAACAGCAGATTATTGATCTAAACATCCtacataaagaagaagaagaaaaatggcaGGTCCTATCAACAAATGCGCCTTGAGTAATCAAATCCTATATTCCCAGCTGACTAACAGCAGATTATTGGGAAGGATGATAATATTATGTGTATTGATTGGaaaaaaagtgagaagaagagaacacCTTCAGCGGCAGAATCGGACTTGTCGTCGAAGCCAAGGGCGTTGTCGAAAttcttttcaatgtttttaacGCTCTCCTGGAATTTATTGACAGCGCCAGTGAGATCTGGGAATCCTCCCAGAGAAACTTTGCCACTGAACCAAGCCATCTCTACTTGAGAGATATATCTGGAAACTCGATCGACTTAAATCTCAGAAATCACCGGACCAGATCCATCTCCAGCCCTGTGGCTTCCAAGGAAAACAATCAACCAATCGAGTTTAGATCCCAATTACATCACTGAATCAATTATTAAGACGAGGCGATTGGATAAAGCAGAATAGAGCTATCTATTGGGATCATCAATGGCTTACGAGAAGGAGATGCGTCGTCCTTGCCGTCGTGATCGAATTCCGGAGGAGAGAGACCCACCCCtatgtgttttatgtttttttagatccaacaaaatccaaatccttttttttccctcGGCCACCGGCGGTACAAACGGCGTCGTTTCGCGGATTAGAAAAACGTTCTGTCTTGATATCATTTACTTCATTCTAAGCGGCTTTGGTctgaattttttatatacaaggCCTGTCTCCGTTTTTGTAAAGGGAAAACAGTAGGATCCATTTTAGCCTCTGTAAGTAACAATATTGGGCCCCTAAAAGCCCACCCATTTTGGGGCCAGCAAACCAAGGCACCCTCGGTTCCGCACGCTCGCTAAGACGCTAACCTATGCATATgttgatatgttttttctcttccttttggtatgaatcttgatttgttttgatacTCATGATGTACATTCGTATTCTCTTACGTATTGTAAACCATCCTATTTCAGATCACGATTATATCTTtacatttacatttttcatttttatttctgtttgaATGTTACAATTTACTAGTAGAGTTATTCATTAAAATACTACAACTGGTATACAGAAATGTAATTTGAGTgataaattatatgaaataattaagtaatatatgtgatatttatggatccaaacaaaaactaattactggttcattttctattttagatGTAAGCAAAATGTGTAAGAttcaaggtatatatatatcccaATATACGTATATATGTGGTACTCACTAGCTAGTAGCTCTCTCACAACTGtgtcttttggttttcatcAGCTGATCCTCTCCAACTAACTAtccatcttttgttttgcggTTGGACTTGGAGGTACCAAGAATATTAGCAACGTACGACTCGTATGGTATCATTTCCTTTGTACAAAAAGTGAATATCAAAATGCattgtattaattatatataagttaGTATATGGAGTTAGTTGTCCTCACTGTCTTTATCTGGCGCAATCTCCTATGCCATCATTCCCTCTTCACACGTACGTGTGCACACTCGATGTCACATTTGTATAAACACGTTTGCTTTTAGCGTGAGATCATCACCATATTCCATTTTTGGTGGGTCAGTTCTCTTTCTAGATAGTTATTTGTAAGGACGTGAATTAAAAGGGATCGTCGTCACTTGTtgagataaaagaaaagatatatgGTCAGTTTCTGCATCTTGGAATCAACTTAAGGGTtgtcttaattaattttgatagaccctactttaaaaattaattagttgcTTTCATTGGCCCTCAATaagaaaagccaaaaaagaaagaagactgGTCTTGGAAGTTTGCCAACACGGGTAATAGATTAATGGTGAAAAGGGCGAATTTTTttacccaaaaccctaattaagtAGAAGTATTAATCGAGagcaaaaaagagagagagagtcagTAGCCAAAAGGAATgaatggaagaaagaaaaaggaatcTCTATAGGCAGCATATATtcaagtaattaattaaagtaGATAGATAGAGCAAAAGGAGAGGTTAGGAggcattaattaattatttaagaGC
This sequence is a window from Arabidopsis thaliana chromosome 1 sequence. Protein-coding genes within it:
- the GC5 gene encoding golgin Putative 5 (golgin candidate 5 (GC5); FUNCTIONS IN: protein binding; INVOLVED IN: biological_process unknown; LOCATED IN: Golgi apparatus, nucleus, cytoplasm; EXPRESSED IN: 25 plant structures; EXPRESSED DURING: 15 growth stages; CONTAINS InterPro DOMAIN/s: TATA element modulatory factor 1 DNA binding (InterPro:IPR022092), TATA element modulatory factor 1 TATA binding (InterPro:IPR022091); Has 167116 Blast hits to 92088 proteins in 3687 species: Archae - 2004; Bacteria - 38214; Metazoa - 68462; Fungi - 14168; Plants - 9575; Viruses - 617; Other Eukaryotes - 34076 (source: NCBI BLink).); the encoded protein is MAWFSGKVSLGGFPDLTGAVNKFQESVKNIEKNFDNALGFDDKSDSAAEDAASSMWPPAVDTKSLFDPVMSFMGNTSDEKPDTLEDSVRTENPSQIEQKEEEAGSVKLATEQAVSVEANKETNVRREADQADNPEVTETVVLDPKDDEPQSQILLEESSEYSLQTPESSGYKTSLQPNEKLEMTASQDSQPEQPKSEAEESQPEDSEAKEVTVENKDTVHSPVLDGQHKITYMDETTNEQEILGENLEGRTSSKNFEVSPDINHVNRIESPVAHPSLIFESDGSPYESSIPKRSSSDEISERIVDFVSREIDSRLDTSELNESQRSSSATNVSDSADVILELEKTKKEIKMLENALQGAARQAQAKADEIAKLMHENEQLKSVTEDLKRKSNEAEVESLREEYHQRVATLERKVYALTKERDTLRREQNKKSDAAALLKEKDEIINQVMAEGEELSKKQAAQEAQIRKLRAQIREAEEEKKGLITKLQSEENKVESIKRDKTATEKLLQETIEKHQAELTSQKDYYSNALAAAKEAQALAEERTNNEARSELENRLKEAGERESMLVQALEELRQTLSKKEQQAVYREDMFRGEIEDLQRRYQASERRCEELITQVPESTRPLLRQIEAMQETSYRTAEAWAAVERTLNSRLQEAESKAATAEERERSVNERLSQTLSRINVLEAQLSCLRAEQGQLSKSLEKERQRAAENRQEYLAAKEEADTLEGRANQLEVEIRELRRKHKQELQEVLLHNELIQKDLEREKASRLDLERTARINSSAVSEQLPIARQNSAFENGSLPRKLSSASSLGSMEESYFLQASLDSSDKFSEKRSMPEATMSPYYMKSITPSAYEATLRQKEGELASYMTRLASMESIRDSLAEELVKMTAECEKLRGEADRVPGIKAELEALRQRHAAALELMGERDEELEELRADIVDLKEMYREQVNMLVNKIQ
- the GC5 gene encoding golgin Putative 5; its protein translation is MAWFSGKVSLGGFPDLTGAVNKFQESVKNIEKNFDNALGFDDKSDSAAEDAASSMWPPAVDTKSLFDPVMSFMGNTSDEKPDTLEDSVRTENPSQIEQKEEEAGSVKLATEQAVSVEANKETNVRREADQADNPEVTETVVLDPKDDEPQSQILLEESSEYSLQTPESSGYKTSLQPNEKLEMTASQDSQPEQPKSEAEESQPEDSEAKEVTVENKDTVHSPVLDGQHKITYMDETTNEQEILGENLEGRTSSKNFEVSPDINHVNRIESPVAHPSLIFESDGSPYESSIPKRSSSDEISERIVDFVSREIDSRLDTSELNESQRSSSATNVSDSADVILELEKTKKEIKMLENALQGAARQAQAKADEIAKLMHENEQLKSVTEDLKRKSNEAEVESLREEYHQRVATLERKVYALTKERDTLRREQNKKSDAAALLKEKDEIINQVMAEGEELSKKQAAQEAQIRKLRAQIREAEEEKKGLITKLQSEENKVESIKRDKTATEKLLQETIEKHQAELTSQKDYYSNALAAAKEAQALAEERTNNEARSELENRLKEAGERESMLVQALEELRQTLSKKEQQAVYREDMFRGEIEDLQRRYQASERRCEELITQVPESTRPLLRQIEAMQETSYRTAEAWAAVERTLNSRLQEAESKAATAEERERSVNERLSQTLSRINVLEAQLSCLRAEQGQLSKSLEKERQRAAENRQEYLAAKEEADTLEGRANQLEVEIRELRRKHKQELQEVLLHNELIQKDLEREKASRLDLERTARINSSAVSEQLPIARQNSAFENGSLPRKLSSASSLGSMEESYFLQASLDSSDKFSEKRSMPEATMSPYYMKSITPSAYEATLRQKEGELASYMTRLASMESIRDSLAEELVKMTAECEKLRGEADRVPGIKAELEALRQRHAAALELMGERDEELEELRADIVDLKEMYREQVNMLVNKVRQTDTSGVKVLTNSG
- the GC5 gene encoding golgin Putative 5 (golgin candidate 5 (GC5); FUNCTIONS IN: protein binding; INVOLVED IN: biological_process unknown; LOCATED IN: Golgi apparatus, cytoplasm; EXPRESSED IN: 24 plant structures; EXPRESSED DURING: 15 growth stages; CONTAINS InterPro DOMAIN/s: TATA element modulatory factor 1 DNA binding (InterPro:IPR022092), TATA element modulatory factor 1 TATA binding (InterPro:IPR022091).) — its product is MAWFSGKVSLGGFPDLTGAVNKFQESVKNIEKNFDNALGFDDKSDSAAEDAASSMWPPAVDTKSLFDPVMSFMGNTSDEKPDTLEDSVRTENPSQIEQKEEEAGSVKLATEQAVSVEANKETNVRREADQADNPEVTETVVLDPKDDEPQSQILLEESSEYSLQTPESSGYKTSLQPNEKLEMTASQDSQPEQPKSEAEESQPEDSEAKEVTVENKDTVHSPVLDGQHKITYMDETTNEQEILGENLEGRTSSKNFEVSPDINHVNRIESPVAHPSLIFESDGSPYESSIPKRSSSDEISERIVDFVSREIDSRLDTSELNESQRSSSATNVSDSADVILELEKTKKEIKMLENALQGAARQAQAKADEIAKLMHENEQLKSVTEDLKRKSNEAEVESLREEYHQRVATLERKVYALTKERDTLRREQNKKSDAAALLKEKDEIINQVMAEGEELSKKQAAQEAQIRKLRAQIREAEEEKKGLITKLQSEENKVESIKRDKTATEKLLQETIEKHQAELTSQKDYYSNALAAAKEAQALAEERTNNEARSELENRLKEAGERESMLVQALEELRQTLSKKEQQAVYREDMFRGEIEDLQRRYQVKSRCFVVSMHISFFGYRLLASERRCEELITQVPESTRPLLRQIEAMQETSYRTAEAWAAVERTLNSRLQEAESKAATAEERERSVNERLSQTLSRINVLEAQLSCLRAEQGQLSKSLEKERQRAAENRQEYLAAKEEADTLEGRANQLEVEIRELRRKHKQELQEVLLHNELIQKDLEREKASRLDLERTARINSSAVSEQLPIARQNSAFENGSLPRKLSSASSLGSMEESYFLQASLDSSDKFSEKRSMPEATMSPYYMKSITPSAYEATLRQKEGELASYMTRLASMESIRDSLAEELVKMTAECEKLRGEADRVPGIKAELEALRQRHAAALELMGERDEELEELRADIVDLKEMYREQVNMLVNKIQ